Proteins from a genomic interval of Streptomyces sp. NBC_00820:
- a CDS encoding ABC transporter substrate-binding protein produces MRILVTLLALAVVGVGVWQLLPSQGDKNKTIKVGTTDAITSLDPAGAYDAGSWALFNNVFQTLMTFRPGGVSPVPDAAKSCGFPGGDLRTYRCVLRDDISFPSGRKMTAADVKYSFDRMKKINSSVGPSSLFTTLSRVSADNDTTVVFHLSSPDAIFPLKIATGAGAIVDRDKYPADKLRTGNDVDGTGPYTLTSYAKGKQAVLTPYGRYNGYGSESPRPVELHYFADSQKLDSAWRARQVDVATRTLPPGVLSELNPSDPKLRVTETESAQARNLYLNTRAGAPLHDPRVRRALAWLVNRDQLAAKVYQGTVDPLYSLIPAGITGHTTSFFDAYPTQNVSKARELLTQAGVSLPVRFTLGYGRGRGASAEESAELKRQLEAGGLFKVDVKAYEWTAFQKLWAAGKMDAWGVTWLADYPDPDTFGAQLVGTGSTMSTGYSNKVVDSLIQDSQRYDDRSRAERDFGTIQADVATDVPLIPLWQGKEYVVSTRDISGGQYLADGTGVFRLWRLGWI; encoded by the coding sequence ATGCGCATTCTCGTGACGTTGCTTGCACTCGCCGTCGTAGGGGTCGGCGTTTGGCAGTTGCTGCCGTCGCAGGGTGACAAGAACAAGACCATCAAGGTCGGCACGACGGACGCCATCACGTCCCTGGACCCGGCCGGCGCCTATGACGCCGGTTCCTGGGCCCTGTTCAACAACGTCTTCCAGACGCTGATGACCTTCCGGCCGGGCGGCGTCTCGCCGGTCCCGGACGCGGCGAAGAGCTGCGGCTTCCCGGGCGGCGACCTCCGGACGTACCGGTGTGTGCTGCGGGACGACATCAGCTTCCCCAGCGGGCGCAAGATGACCGCGGCGGACGTGAAGTACTCCTTCGACCGGATGAAGAAGATCAATTCCAGCGTCGGCCCGTCGTCCCTGTTCACCACCTTGAGCAGGGTCTCAGCCGACAACGACACGACGGTCGTCTTCCATCTGTCGTCCCCGGACGCCATCTTCCCGCTGAAGATCGCCACGGGCGCCGGAGCGATCGTCGACCGGGACAAGTACCCGGCCGACAAGCTGCGGACCGGCAACGACGTCGACGGCACCGGCCCGTACACACTGACGTCGTACGCGAAGGGCAAGCAGGCCGTCCTCACGCCGTACGGCAGGTACAACGGGTACGGCAGCGAGAGCCCCCGCCCCGTCGAGCTGCATTACTTCGCCGACTCCCAGAAGCTCGACAGCGCCTGGCGGGCCCGGCAGGTCGACGTCGCCACCCGGACGCTGCCGCCGGGCGTGCTGTCCGAGCTGAACCCGAGTGACCCGAAGCTGCGGGTCACCGAGACGGAGAGCGCCCAAGCCCGCAACCTGTACCTCAACACCCGCGCGGGTGCCCCGCTGCACGACCCGCGCGTGCGCCGCGCGCTGGCCTGGCTGGTCAACCGCGACCAGCTGGCCGCCAAGGTGTACCAGGGCACGGTCGACCCGCTGTACTCGCTGATCCCGGCCGGCATCACCGGCCACACCACGTCCTTCTTCGACGCTTACCCGACGCAGAACGTCAGCAAGGCGCGGGAGCTGCTGACCCAGGCCGGGGTGTCCCTGCCGGTGCGCTTCACCCTCGGCTACGGCAGGGGGCGTGGCGCGTCCGCCGAGGAGAGCGCCGAGCTGAAGCGGCAGCTGGAGGCCGGCGGCCTGTTCAAGGTGGACGTCAAGGCCTACGAGTGGACCGCGTTCCAGAAGCTCTGGGCCGCGGGGAAGATGGACGCCTGGGGTGTCACCTGGCTCGCCGACTACCCCGACCCGGACACCTTCGGCGCCCAACTCGTCGGCACCGGCTCCACCATGAGCACCGGCTACAGCAACAAGGTGGTCGACTCCCTCATCCAGGACAGCCAGCGGTACGACGACCGCAGCCGTGCGGAGAGGGACTTCGGCACCATCCAGGCGGACGTGGCCACCGACGTGCCGCTGATCCCGCTGTGGCAGGGCAAGGAGTACGTGGTCAGCACCAGGGACATCAGCGGCGGGCAGTACCTCGCGGACGGCACGGGCGTCTTCCGCCTGTGGCGCCTGGGCTGGATCTGA
- a CDS encoding SCO4848 family membrane protein, with protein sequence MKLSRPVSWFLLAFGVWSWFIWVTFIKNLVKDSSGLAFDNGHPTAYFWVHLLLAVVSFVLGTVIGVIGLRGLRALRRTS encoded by the coding sequence ATGAAGCTCAGCCGCCCGGTCTCCTGGTTCCTGCTCGCCTTCGGGGTGTGGAGCTGGTTCATCTGGGTCACTTTCATCAAGAACCTGGTCAAGGACAGCAGCGGTCTGGCCTTCGACAACGGGCACCCGACCGCCTACTTCTGGGTCCACCTGCTGCTGGCGGTCGTCTCCTTCGTATTGGGGACGGTCATCGGGGTCATCGGGTTGCGCGGACTGCGCGCACTGCGCCGGACGTCATAG
- a CDS encoding TetR/AcrR family transcriptional regulator, whose protein sequence is MPAKNDGPDAAEPQTTKSEQTRALILETAMRMFQERGYDKTTMRAIAQEAGVSVGNAYYYFAGKEHLIQGFYDRIATEHQMAVREVLDRETDLEARIAGVLTAWLDIAKPYHEFAVQFFKNAADPDSPLSPFSPESEHAREQAVRVHREVLAGSKSKVAPELRDVLPELMWLSQMGLVLYWVFDRTEDRERSYRLARRGARLTARGVALARFRVLRPLVLEVHELFTDFLPGMTKALPDPGARARRDG, encoded by the coding sequence GTGCCCGCGAAGAACGACGGCCCCGACGCGGCCGAACCCCAGACCACCAAGTCCGAGCAGACCCGCGCGCTGATCCTGGAGACCGCGATGCGGATGTTCCAGGAGCGCGGCTACGACAAGACGACGATGCGGGCCATCGCCCAGGAGGCCGGGGTCTCCGTCGGCAACGCCTACTACTACTTCGCGGGCAAGGAGCACCTGATCCAGGGCTTCTACGACCGGATCGCCACCGAACACCAGATGGCGGTCCGGGAGGTCCTGGACCGGGAGACCGACCTGGAGGCCCGGATCGCGGGCGTGCTGACCGCATGGCTGGACATCGCCAAGCCGTACCACGAGTTCGCGGTCCAGTTCTTCAAGAACGCCGCCGACCCCGACAGCCCGCTCAGCCCCTTCTCACCGGAGAGCGAGCACGCCCGTGAACAGGCGGTCCGCGTCCACCGCGAGGTGCTGGCCGGCTCCAAGTCCAAAGTGGCGCCCGAACTGCGGGACGTACTGCCCGAGTTGATGTGGCTCTCGCAGATGGGGCTCGTCCTGTACTGGGTCTTCGACCGCACCGAGGACCGGGAGCGCAGCTACCGGCTGGCCCGGCGCGGGGCCCGGCTGACCGCACGCGGAGTGGCCCTGGCCCGCTTCCGGGTGCTGCGCCCCCTGGTCCTGGAGGTCCACGAACTGTTCACGGACTTCCTGCCGGGAATGACGAAGGCACTGCCGGACCCGGGAGCCAGGGCACGGCGCGACGGCTGA